One Roseburia rectibacter DNA window includes the following coding sequences:
- the scpB gene encoding SMC-Scp complex subunit ScpB: protein MEEKKYEAIVEAILFTMGESVELERIAKTLELDTEQTKKIVENLMKRYENDSIGIKIMELDGSYQMCTKGEMYEYLVKIAKQPKKHVLTDVLLETLSIIAYKQPITKAEIEKIRGVSCDHAVNKLVEYNLVCELGRLDAPGRPLLFGTTEEFLRSFGVHSIDELPVPSPVQVEEFKQEAEAEMHMKLDI, encoded by the coding sequence ATGGAAGAAAAGAAATATGAAGCAATCGTTGAGGCAATCCTGTTTACGATGGGAGAGTCAGTGGAATTGGAACGCATAGCAAAAACACTCGAACTTGATACAGAACAGACAAAAAAGATCGTGGAAAATCTGATGAAACGCTACGAAAATGACAGTATCGGGATCAAGATCATGGAACTTGACGGTTCTTACCAGATGTGTACAAAAGGAGAAATGTATGAATATCTGGTAAAAATTGCCAAACAGCCGAAAAAGCATGTGTTGACCGATGTTTTACTTGAGACGCTGTCGATCATCGCCTACAAACAGCCGATCACAAAAGCAGAAATTGAAAAGATAAGAGGGGTTTCCTGCGACCATGCAGTAAATAAACTGGTAGAGTATAATCTGGTATGTGAATTGGGAAGACTTGACGCACCGGGCCGTCCGTTGCTTTTTGGAACGACAGAAGAGTTCTTAAGGAGCTTTGGTGTACATTCGATAGATGAACTCCCTGTGCCAAGTCCGGTCCAGGTTGAGGAATTTAAACAGGAAGCAGAAGCGGAAATGCATATGAAACTGGATATCTGA
- a CDS encoding D-alanyl-D-alanine carboxypeptidase family protein — MWKKLLAWILITVILIVNGIQVVEAFEQSGNVQMEKIMGEPEQNSLYARSAVLMDADSGRILYEKNGHQAMANASTTKILTCIIALENCELDSEVTVSALAASQPKVHLGMREGQRFYLKDLLYGLMLESYNDCAVAIAEHIAGTTADFAAMMNDKAKEIGCEDSYFITPNGLDAKDEGGFHHTTAADLSLIMRYCIKGSKMAGQFLTITQEGQYQFHDMDGKNSYTCYNHNAFLQMMDGALSGKTGFTGNAGYCYIGALQRDDRTFIVALLACGWPNNKTYKWADAKKLMQYGITMFKKIKLDEIELNTKESAAVEVKGGQSKKIGGEVRTELEISPIEGLTELLIGNEQEIQVKYEVTPKLYAPVMNGDFAGEITYLLGDEILAKRTVTVKETVKKIDFCWCIKKAAELFPL, encoded by the coding sequence ATGTGGAAAAAGCTGCTGGCGTGGATACTTATTACTGTAATTTTAATTGTAAACGGTATACAGGTGGTGGAAGCTTTTGAACAAAGTGGGAATGTGCAGATGGAGAAAATAATGGGAGAGCCGGAACAGAATTCTTTGTATGCAAGGTCGGCAGTGCTCATGGACGCGGATTCCGGACGTATCCTGTATGAAAAAAACGGACATCAGGCGATGGCAAATGCGAGTACAACAAAAATTCTTACCTGTATCATTGCACTTGAGAATTGTGAGTTAGACAGTGAAGTGACTGTGAGTGCACTTGCGGCTTCACAGCCGAAAGTACATCTTGGTATGAGGGAAGGACAGCGTTTTTATCTGAAGGATCTGCTGTACGGACTGATGTTAGAATCTTATAATGACTGTGCAGTGGCAATCGCTGAACATATCGCAGGCACAACGGCTGATTTTGCAGCAATGATGAACGATAAAGCAAAAGAGATCGGCTGTGAGGACAGCTATTTTATTACGCCAAACGGACTGGATGCAAAAGATGAAGGCGGTTTTCACCATACGACAGCGGCGGATCTTTCGCTGATTATGCGGTATTGTATCAAAGGTTCTAAGATGGCGGGACAGTTTCTTACGATCACACAGGAAGGGCAATATCAGTTTCATGATATGGATGGGAAAAACAGTTATACCTGTTACAATCATAATGCGTTTTTGCAGATGATGGATGGGGCATTGTCCGGTAAAACCGGATTTACCGGTAATGCGGGATACTGTTATATAGGCGCATTACAGCGTGATGACAGGACTTTTATTGTAGCACTGCTTGCCTGCGGGTGGCCGAACAATAAAACATATAAGTGGGCAGATGCGAAGAAACTTATGCAGTATGGAATTACAATGTTTAAAAAAATAAAACTGGATGAGATTGAGCTGAACACAAAAGAATCTGCTGCTGTAGAGGTGAAAGGCGGGCAGAGTAAAAAGATCGGTGGAGAGGTAAGAACAGAATTGGAAATATCGCCGATAGAAGGACTGACAGAACTGCTGATTGGAAATGAACAGGAAATACAGGTAAAGTATGAAGTGACACCAAAACTTTATGCGCCGGTAATGAATGGGGATTTTGCAGGAGAAATTACATATCTGCTTGGGGATGAGATTCTGGCAAAACGTACAGTTACGGTAAAGGAGACGGTAAAAAAAATAGATTTTTGCTGGTGCATAAAAAAAGCAGCCGAATTATTTCCGCTGTAA
- a CDS encoding acyl-CoA carboxylase subunit beta, with the protein MNSSNDSLAMQRITKLVDENSFMEIGSLVTARNTDFNLADTDTPSDGVITGHGLVDGNLVFVYSQNAAVLNGTIGEMHAKKIAAVYDMAMKMGAPVIGFIDCAGMRLQESVDALNGFGEIYAKEVAASGVVPQISAIFGSCGGGLAVVPALSDFAFMESKGKMFINSPNAIDGNRIEKCDTSSAEFQSEKNGCIDAVGTEDEIIAQIRELVSILPLNNEGDVYTSECEDDLNRACENMAAMKGDPRYLLSEISDGHVFFETKKNYAKDMVTGFIQLNGMTVGAVANCSEVYDEEGKKAEEFSGALTARGCNKAAEFVNFCDAFEIPVLSLTNVKGYAATVCAEKGLAKALARMTMAFADATCPKVNVITGNAIGSAYVTMNSKAIGADFTYAWTDAKIGMMDGDLAAKIMYADASADELAAKAKEYDALQSSVMTAARRGYVDLILDPTDTRKYLVDAFELLYTKCAGVPDKKHGTK; encoded by the coding sequence ATGAATAGTAGTAATGATAGCTTGGCAATGCAGCGTATTACCAAGTTAGTCGATGAGAACAGTTTCATGGAAATCGGTTCTCTCGTAACCGCAAGAAATACAGACTTTAATCTTGCAGACACAGATACACCGTCCGATGGTGTAATTACCGGACACGGTCTGGTAGATGGTAATCTGGTATTTGTATACAGCCAGAATGCAGCCGTATTAAACGGTACTATCGGAGAGATGCATGCAAAGAAGATTGCAGCCGTATATGATATGGCAATGAAAATGGGAGCACCGGTGATCGGATTTATCGATTGCGCCGGAATGCGTTTACAGGAATCTGTTGATGCATTAAACGGATTTGGTGAGATCTACGCAAAGGAGGTCGCAGCATCCGGCGTTGTTCCACAGATTTCCGCTATTTTCGGAAGCTGTGGCGGTGGACTTGCAGTAGTACCTGCATTATCTGATTTTGCATTTATGGAGAGCAAAGGAAAAATGTTCATCAACTCCCCGAATGCGATCGATGGCAACCGTATTGAAAAATGCGATACATCCTCAGCAGAGTTCCAGAGTGAGAAGAATGGCTGCATCGATGCAGTTGGAACAGAGGATGAGATCATTGCACAGATTCGTGAGTTAGTAAGCATTCTTCCTTTAAATAACGAGGGAGATGTGTATACATCTGAATGTGAGGATGATTTAAACCGTGCATGTGAGAACATGGCAGCTATGAAAGGTGATCCGAGATATTTACTCAGCGAGATCTCTGACGGACATGTTTTCTTTGAGACAAAGAAAAACTACGCAAAAGACATGGTAACCGGATTTATCCAGTTAAACGGAATGACAGTCGGCGCAGTTGCAAACTGTTCAGAAGTTTATGATGAAGAAGGCAAAAAAGCAGAAGAGTTCTCCGGAGCTTTAACAGCAAGAGGATGCAACAAGGCAGCAGAGTTCGTTAATTTCTGTGATGCATTTGAGATCCCTGTATTGTCTTTAACAAATGTAAAAGGATATGCAGCTACTGTATGTGCAGAAAAAGGACTTGCAAAAGCACTTGCACGTATGACTATGGCGTTTGCTGATGCAACCTGCCCGAAAGTTAACGTAATTACCGGAAATGCAATCGGAAGTGCTTATGTGACAATGAACTCCAAAGCAATCGGAGCAGATTTTACATATGCATGGACAGATGCAAAGATCGGTATGATGGATGGAGATCTTGCAGCTAAGATCATGTACGCAGATGCATCTGCAGACGAACTTGCAGCAAAAGCAAAAGAATATGATGCATTACAGTCTAGTGTCATGACTGCAGCAAGACGCGGTTATGTAGATCTTATTTTAGATCCGACAGACACCAGAAAGTACCTTGTAGATGCATTTGAATTATTATATACAAAATGTGCAGGTGTACCGGACAAGAAACATGGAACAAAATAG
- a CDS encoding OadG family transporter subunit: MKKKLSLMLCLCFMVLAMTACGTDPKSVDYFGMSYSDIQDNMEQTVSALVSFSDEDIQSGAEYYDSNGMAAFAHLLTSWGETVPDLGSYQGLGELTVTKAQKTVTADQVLHFSDRDVVVSYVYEYNYETESPELTDASADLVYSLGEKMEKAGMNTLMGMGTVFVVLILISLIISCFKVIPYLQNKKANAGAKKEVADPVVDQIEQREEAASLTDDLELVAVISAAIAAAEGTSADGFVVRSIHRR; encoded by the coding sequence ATGAAGAAAAAATTATCTCTTATGCTTTGTCTTTGCTTTATGGTTCTGGCAATGACAGCATGTGGAACGGATCCTAAGAGCGTTGATTATTTTGGTATGAGCTATTCTGATATTCAGGATAACATGGAGCAGACAGTATCTGCGCTTGTTTCATTTTCAGATGAAGATATACAAAGCGGTGCAGAATATTATGATTCCAACGGAATGGCTGCGTTTGCCCATTTACTGACATCCTGGGGTGAAACAGTTCCGGATTTAGGTTCATATCAGGGACTTGGAGAGCTTACTGTGACGAAAGCACAGAAAACCGTGACTGCAGATCAGGTTTTACATTTCTCAGACAGAGATGTAGTTGTTTCATATGTATATGAATATAATTACGAAACAGAATCACCGGAACTTACAGATGCCAGTGCAGATCTTGTGTATTCACTTGGTGAGAAAATGGAAAAAGCCGGCATGAATACATTGATGGGAATGGGAACCGTATTCGTAGTTCTTATCCTGATCAGTCTGATCATCAGCTGCTTTAAAGTAATTCCGTATTTACAGAACAAAAAAGCAAATGCTGGTGCAAAGAAAGAAGTGGCAGATCCTGTAGTAGACCAGATCGAACAGCGTGAGGAAGCAGCTTCTCTTACCGACGATTTAGAACTGGTTGCAGTTATTTCTGCAGCGATCGCAGCGGCAGAAGGAACGTCAGCAGATGGATTCGTAGTACGTTCTATTCATAGAAGATAG
- a CDS encoding biotin/lipoyl-containing protein: MKSYTITVNGNVYDVTVEENGAVSAPAAAPRRAAAPAPAAAPKAAAPAGGAGNVKIEAGAAGKVFKIESSVGASVKKGDTILVLEIMKMETPVVATEDGTVASINVSVGDMVEAGALLATLNN; the protein is encoded by the coding sequence ATGAAAAGCTATACAATTACCGTAAATGGAAATGTTTATGATGTTACTGTAGAAGAAAATGGTGCAGTAAGCGCACCGGCAGCAGCACCGAGACGTGCAGCAGCTCCGGCACCGGCAGCAGCTCCGAAGGCAGCAGCTCCGGCAGGTGGCGCAGGCAATGTTAAGATCGAAGCAGGTGCAGCAGGAAAAGTATTTAAGATCGAGTCTTCTGTAGGCGCATCTGTAAAGAAAGGTGACACAATCTTAGTTCTTGAAATCATGAAAATGGAGACACCGGTTGTTGCTACCGAAGATGGTACTGTAGCAAGCATCAACGTAAGCGTTGGTGATATGGTAGAAGCAGGTGCATTACTGGCAACTTTAAACAACTAA
- a CDS encoding sodium ion-translocating decarboxylase subunit beta: protein MSYFTETMGNLLHQTAFFNLTWGNFVMIFVACIFLYLAIAKGFEPLLLVPIAFGMLLVNIYPDIFATPEQMSNGVGGLFHYFYTLDEWSILPSLIFLGVGAMTDFGPLIANPISFLLGAAAQFGIFGAYFLAILMGFNDKAAAAVSIIGGADGPTSIFLAGKLGQSGLMGPIAVAAYSYMALVPIIQPPIMKLFTTKKERAIKMQNLRPVSKLEKILFPIVVTVVVCLILPTTAPLVGMLMLGNLFRECGVVRQLSETASNALMYIVVILLGTSVGASTSAEAFLNATTLKIVALGLIAFMFGTAAGVLFGKLLCFITKGKINPLIGSAGVSAVPMAARVSQKVGAEEDPTNFLLMHAMGPNVAGVIGTAVAAGVFMAIFGI, encoded by the coding sequence ATGAGTTATTTTACTGAGACAATGGGCAACCTCCTTCATCAGACTGCCTTTTTCAACCTGACATGGGGAAATTTCGTAATGATCTTTGTTGCATGTATTTTCCTGTATCTGGCTATTGCAAAAGGGTTTGAACCGTTGTTACTCGTTCCAATCGCATTTGGTATGCTTCTGGTAAATATTTATCCGGATATCTTTGCAACTCCGGAACAGATGAGTAACGGTGTCGGTGGTTTATTCCATTATTTTTATACCTTAGATGAATGGTCAATCCTGCCATCCCTTATTTTCCTTGGCGTTGGTGCGATGACCGATTTTGGACCTCTGATCGCAAACCCGATCAGCTTCCTTTTAGGAGCAGCAGCACAGTTTGGTATTTTCGGCGCATATTTCCTTGCAATCCTGATGGGATTCAATGATAAAGCAGCAGCAGCCGTTTCTATCATCGGTGGTGCAGATGGTCCTACTTCCATTTTCCTTGCAGGAAAACTTGGACAGTCCGGTCTTATGGGTCCGATCGCTGTAGCAGCATACTCTTACATGGCATTGGTGCCGATCATTCAGCCACCAATCATGAAGTTATTTACAACGAAAAAGGAACGTGCCATTAAGATGCAGAACTTACGTCCGGTATCCAAACTTGAGAAAATCTTATTCCCGATCGTGGTAACCGTTGTCGTATGTCTGATCCTTCCGACCACAGCTCCACTTGTTGGTATGTTAATGCTCGGTAACCTGTTCCGTGAGTGTGGTGTAGTTCGTCAGTTATCGGAGACAGCATCTAACGCATTAATGTACATCGTTGTTATTTTACTTGGTACATCTGTTGGTGCATCAACAAGTGCTGAGGCATTCTTAAATGCAACAACCTTAAAGATCGTTGCACTTGGACTCATCGCATTTATGTTTGGTACAGCAGCCGGAGTATTGTTCGGTAAATTACTTTGCTTCATTACAAAAGGCAAGATCAACCCGCTCATCGGTTCTGCTGGTGTATCTGCAGTTCCTATGGCTGCACGTGTATCACAGAAAGTTGGTGCAGAGGAAGATCCTACGAACTTTTTACTTATGCATGCAATGGGACCAAACGTTGCCGGTGTTATCGGTACAGCAGTAGCAGCCGGTGTATTCATGGCAATCTTTGGAATTTAA
- a CDS encoding oxaloacetate decarboxylase subunit alpha — protein MAEVVKKPLKITETVLRDAHQSLIATRMTTEQMLPIVDKMDKVGFYAVECWGGATFDASLRFLKEDPWDRLRKLRDGFKNTKLQMLFRGQNILGYRPYADDVVEYFVQKSIANGIDIIRIFDCLNDLRNLQTAVSACNKEKGHAQVALSYTLGDAYTLDYWTDMAKRVEDMGADSVCIKDMAGLLVPQKADELVRAIKDVIDIPLELHTHYTSGVASMTYMKAVEAGCDIIDTAMSPFALGTSQPATEVMVEAFKGTEFDTGLDQNKLAEIADYFRPMREEALESGLMNPKVLGVNIKTLLYQVPGGMLSNLISQLKEQGKEDKYEEVLAEVPRVRKDLGEPPLVTPSSQIVGTQAVFNVLMGERYKVATKETKDVLLGKYGQTVKPFNPEVVDKVLGDEKKNAITCRPADLLEPELDKIEAEMKQWKQQDEDVLSYALFPQVATEFFKYREAQQKKVDATIADTKNGAYPV, from the coding sequence ATGGCTGAAGTTGTTAAAAAACCTTTAAAAATAACAGAGACAGTACTGCGTGATGCTCATCAGTCTCTGATCGCAACAAGAATGACAACAGAGCAGATGCTTCCAATCGTAGATAAAATGGACAAGGTTGGATTCTACGCTGTTGAGTGCTGGGGAGGCGCTACTTTCGACGCATCCCTTCGTTTCTTAAAAGAAGATCCATGGGATCGTCTTCGTAAATTAAGAGACGGATTCAAAAATACAAAATTACAGATGTTATTCCGTGGACAGAATATCTTAGGATACCGTCCGTATGCAGACGACGTGGTAGAGTATTTCGTACAGAAATCTATCGCAAACGGTATTGATATCATCCGTATTTTTGACTGTCTGAATGATCTTCGTAACCTTCAGACAGCAGTAAGCGCATGTAACAAAGAAAAAGGACATGCACAGGTTGCTTTATCTTACACACTTGGTGATGCTTATACCTTAGATTACTGGACTGATATGGCAAAAAGAGTAGAGGATATGGGAGCTGATTCTGTATGTATCAAAGATATGGCAGGACTTTTAGTTCCTCAGAAAGCAGACGAACTGGTTCGTGCGATCAAAGATGTGATCGATATCCCATTGGAGTTACATACACACTATACATCCGGTGTTGCTTCCATGACATACATGAAAGCAGTTGAGGCAGGATGCGATATCATTGATACAGCAATGTCTCCATTTGCACTTGGAACATCCCAGCCGGCTACTGAAGTTATGGTAGAGGCATTTAAGGGTACAGAGTTTGATACCGGTTTAGACCAGAACAAACTGGCTGAGATCGCAGATTACTTCCGTCCGATGAGAGAGGAAGCATTAGAGAGCGGTCTGATGAACCCGAAAGTATTAGGTGTAAACATCAAGACTTTATTATATCAGGTACCGGGTGGTATGTTATCCAACCTGATCTCCCAGTTAAAAGAGCAGGGCAAAGAAGACAAATACGAGGAAGTACTTGCAGAAGTACCACGTGTTCGTAAAGATCTCGGTGAGCCACCGCTTGTTACACCTTCTTCACAGATCGTTGGTACACAGGCTGTATTTAACGTATTAATGGGTGAGCGTTACAAAGTAGCTACCAAAGAGACAAAAGACGTTCTTCTCGGAAAATATGGTCAGACTGTAAAACCGTTCAATCCGGAAGTTGTCGATAAAGTATTAGGTGATGAGAAGAAGAATGCGATCACATGCCGACCGGCAGATCTGTTAGAGCCAGAACTTGACAAGATTGAAGCTGAGATGAAACAGTGGAAACAGCAGGATGAGGATGTATTATCCTACGCATTATTCCCACAGGTTGCAACTGAGTTCTTCAAATACCGTGAGGCACAGCAGAAAAAAGTAGATGCAACAATCGCAGATACAAAGAATGGTGCATATCCGGTATAA
- a CDS encoding ABC transporter ATP-binding protein — protein MNDFERKTLPKSGIDTENWFIESYQRHKGHPIQILIALYKGNYHKFVMAVICFFIKHACVWVLPIITANIINDVTTANPDTVRNIWFSVILETGLIALNIPMNYLYTSYKSLATRYVETGLRKALIRKLQQLSIAYHVETQSGRLQSKIMRDVEAVETLSTQMFLSILNIALNIGVALVVTASKSRIVFVFFLLTTPVAAITMVSFRSVMKKRNTEFRKEMEETSARVMEMVELVPVTRAHALEDEEVHKMSGQLFAVAEKGYKLDLVQALFGSVGWAVFQVFQVVCLAFTGYLALRGRIMAGDITLYQSYFATVVNQVSAIVTLLPTIAKGIESVNSIGEVLLSEDVEQNEGKKQLEDVTGTFDFCDVSFHYKNSDKPVLNHFNLHIKQGETIALVGESGAGKSTILNLVIGFHLADGGKVLLDGNDMKEIDLRTYRKHLAVVPQTSILFSGTIRENITYGNEHVTDEELERVIRAANLTDLMESLPHGVDTVVGEHGGKLSGGQRQRIAIARALIRDPEVIVLDEATSALDSISEKLIQEALGNLTKGRTTFIVAHRLSTIRDADKIAVLADGHCVEYGTFEELMEQKGEFYKMKMIQS, from the coding sequence ATGAATGATTTTGAACGAAAGACTTTGCCAAAAAGTGGCATAGATACGGAAAACTGGTTTATAGAGAGTTATCAGAGACATAAAGGACATCCGATACAGATCCTGATAGCACTTTATAAAGGAAATTATCATAAATTTGTTATGGCTGTGATCTGTTTTTTTATAAAACATGCCTGCGTGTGGGTTCTTCCGATCATAACTGCAAATATTATCAATGATGTCACGACTGCAAATCCGGATACAGTCAGAAATATCTGGTTTAGTGTAATTCTTGAAACTGGTCTGATCGCACTGAATATTCCGATGAATTATCTTTATACATCTTATAAAAGTCTTGCAACGCGTTATGTGGAAACAGGACTCCGGAAAGCATTGATCCGGAAATTGCAACAGTTGTCAATTGCTTATCATGTGGAGACGCAGTCCGGCAGACTGCAGTCGAAGATCATGCGTGATGTGGAGGCTGTTGAAACACTTTCTACACAGATGTTCTTAAGTATTTTAAATATTGCGTTAAATATCGGGGTCGCACTGGTCGTTACAGCGTCGAAAAGCAGGATTGTGTTTGTCTTTTTCCTGCTGACTACTCCGGTTGCTGCAATTACCATGGTTTCGTTTCGTTCTGTCATGAAAAAACGTAATACGGAATTTCGAAAAGAAATGGAAGAAACGTCCGCTCGTGTGATGGAAATGGTGGAACTTGTTCCGGTGACAAGAGCGCATGCCTTAGAGGATGAAGAAGTACACAAAATGAGTGGACAGCTTTTTGCAGTTGCCGAAAAAGGATATAAACTGGATCTTGTACAGGCATTGTTTGGCTCGGTTGGATGGGCTGTATTTCAGGTGTTTCAGGTCGTTTGTCTTGCATTTACCGGCTATCTTGCGCTGCGCGGACGTATCATGGCGGGAGATATTACTCTTTATCAGAGCTATTTTGCAACAGTTGTCAATCAGGTGTCTGCAATCGTGACGCTTCTCCCGACAATCGCAAAGGGAATTGAATCTGTTAATTCCATTGGTGAAGTGCTACTTTCAGAGGATGTGGAACAGAATGAAGGCAAAAAACAGTTGGAGGATGTAACTGGAACTTTTGATTTCTGCGATGTTTCTTTTCATTATAAGAACAGTGATAAACCGGTGCTGAACCATTTTAATCTTCATATAAAACAGGGAGAGACAATCGCATTAGTCGGGGAGTCCGGTGCGGGAAAATCAACCATTTTGAATCTTGTGATCGGATTTCATCTTGCGGATGGGGGAAAAGTTCTTTTAGATGGTAATGATATGAAAGAAATAGATCTGCGTACATACAGAAAGCATCTGGCTGTTGTACCGCAGACATCCATTTTGTTTTCCGGAACTATCCGTGAAAATATTACATATGGGAACGAACATGTTACGGATGAAGAATTAGAACGTGTCATCCGGGCAGCAAATCTTACAGATCTGATGGAAAGTCTTCCACATGGTGTTGATACTGTAGTTGGAGAACATGGAGGAAAACTTTCAGGAGGACAAAGGCAGCGTATAGCAATTGCAAGAGCACTGATCCGTGACCCTGAAGTAATCGTTCTCGACGAAGCTACGTCTGCTTTGGACAGTATTTCTGAGAAACTGATACAGGAAGCACTTGGAAATCTTACAAAAGGACGGACAACATTTATAGTTGCACATCGTCTGTCGACGATCCGGGATGCGGATAAAATAGCGGTTCTTGCAGATGGACATTGTGTGGAATATGGTACATTTGAGGAGCTGATGGAACAAAAAGGTGAATTTTACAAAATGAAAATGATTCAAAGCTGA
- a CDS encoding MurR/RpiR family transcriptional regulator, whose product MGSKNDLSNRINESYSKLSKGQKLLATYITDNYDKAVFLTAAKLGEVVGVSESTVVRFAMHLGYRGYPEFQSALEELVRNKLNSIQRMEVTYGRISQSKILESVLKSDAEKINSTLEKIDQTAFEMAVDTILHAKHIYIIGIRSCAPLASFMAFYFTLMFENVHLIQTSSSSEIFEQMVRIGKEDVIIGISFPRYSMRTLKAMEFANNRSAKVITLTDSVHSPMNLYSSCNLIADSDMASIVDSLVAPLSVINALIVALCMKKQRDVAKTLEMLEGIWDEYQVYENDEINAIDDSIKMRYAKIGDSDFHE is encoded by the coding sequence ATGGGCAGTAAAAATGATTTGAGTAATCGGATCAACGAGTCATACAGTAAATTGAGCAAGGGACAGAAACTGCTTGCCACTTATATTACGGATAACTATGATAAAGCAGTATTTTTGACAGCAGCAAAATTAGGTGAGGTAGTCGGAGTCAGTGAATCCACGGTAGTACGCTTTGCCATGCACCTTGGTTATCGGGGATATCCTGAATTTCAGAGTGCCTTAGAGGAACTGGTGCGTAATAAATTAAATTCTATCCAGCGTATGGAAGTTACCTATGGCAGGATCAGCCAGTCAAAAATATTAGAATCTGTTTTAAAGTCAGATGCGGAAAAGATTAACAGTACACTGGAAAAAATAGACCAGACAGCATTTGAAATGGCGGTGGATACCATTTTACATGCAAAACACATTTATATAATAGGAATCAGAAGCTGTGCACCGCTTGCGTCATTTATGGCATTTTATTTTACTCTGATGTTTGAAAACGTACATCTGATACAGACAAGCAGTTCTAGTGAGATCTTTGAACAGATGGTACGTATCGGAAAAGAAGATGTGATCATTGGTATCAGTTTTCCAAGATATTCCATGCGTACACTAAAAGCAATGGAGTTTGCGAACAACCGCAGTGCGAAAGTTATTACATTAACAGACAGTGTACATTCGCCAATGAATTTATATTCTTCCTGCAACCTGATCGCGGACAGTGACATGGCTTCTATTGTCGATTCACTGGTTGCACCACTCAGTGTGATCAATGCCCTGATCGTTGCTCTTTGTATGAAAAAGCAGAGGGATGTGGCAAAGACGTTAGAAATGTTAGAAGGAATCTGGGATGAATATCAGGTTTATGAAAATGATGAGATCAATGCGATTGATGATTCGATAAAAATGCGATATGCTAAAATAGGAGACAGCGATTTTCATGAATAA